A single region of the Polymorphum gilvum SL003B-26A1 genome encodes:
- the aroQ gene encoding type II 3-dehydroquinate dehydratase produces the protein MPASIFILNGPNLNRLGTREPETYGRTTLADIEAQCRATGQRLGFDIVFRQSNAEGTLVDWIQEAGDEAQGLVINPAAYTHTSVAIHDAIRTAAIPTVEVHLSNVFSREPFRHHSYVSPVAAGVICGFGAKGYDLALEALAGMVRA, from the coding sequence ATGCCCGCCTCCATATTCATCCTGAACGGCCCAAATCTCAACCGGCTCGGCACCCGCGAACCGGAGACCTACGGCCGCACGACGCTGGCCGACATCGAAGCGCAGTGCCGCGCCACGGGACAGCGGCTTGGCTTCGACATCGTGTTCCGCCAGTCGAATGCCGAAGGCACCCTCGTCGACTGGATCCAGGAAGCCGGCGACGAAGCGCAGGGCCTGGTGATCAATCCTGCCGCCTATACCCACACCTCGGTCGCGATCCACGACGCGATCCGCACGGCCGCGATTCCGACCGTGGAGGTCCACCTGTCGAATGTCTTCTCCAGGGAACCGTTCCGCCATCATTCCTACGTGTCGCCGGTTGCAGCCGGCGTGATCTGCGGCTTCGGCGCCAAGGGCTACGACCTCGCGCTGGAAGCGCTTGCCGGCATGGTCCGCGCGTGA
- a CDS encoding DsbA family protein, producing MVRKSCVRAFSAALSLLALLTVAVPAPAVSQELDRSKVEQIVREYLLANPEVVRDAIIELDRREKEAEAAARQAAVSDAAGILYNSTRQAVLGNPDGGVTMVEFFDYNCGYCKRALGDMDRLIAEDPNLRVVLKEFPVLGQGSMEAAQVAIAVNTVAPEKYGDFHAALLNHRGQANKASALEIAASIGLSGADLEAALASPEVGATVEEVYTLANRLGLTGTPSYVIGTEVIMGAVGYNELRQKIEAMRACDSTTC from the coding sequence ATGGTCCGCAAGTCCTGCGTGCGCGCATTCTCGGCCGCCCTCTCGCTTCTCGCGCTGTTGACCGTCGCAGTTCCGGCCCCGGCCGTCTCGCAAGAACTCGACCGCTCGAAGGTCGAACAGATCGTGCGCGAATACCTGCTCGCCAATCCGGAAGTGGTCCGCGACGCCATCATCGAACTCGACCGGCGGGAAAAGGAAGCCGAAGCTGCAGCCCGGCAGGCCGCCGTTTCCGACGCTGCCGGCATCCTGTACAACTCGACCCGGCAGGCCGTGCTCGGCAATCCCGACGGCGGCGTCACCATGGTGGAGTTCTTCGACTACAACTGCGGCTACTGCAAGCGCGCCCTGGGCGACATGGACCGCCTGATCGCGGAAGACCCCAATCTGCGGGTGGTGCTGAAGGAATTCCCGGTGCTCGGCCAGGGCTCGATGGAAGCGGCCCAAGTCGCCATCGCCGTCAACACCGTGGCGCCGGAGAAATACGGCGACTTCCACGCCGCCCTTCTGAACCACCGCGGCCAGGCCAACAAGGCCAGCGCGCTCGAGATCGCCGCCTCCATCGGTCTGTCCGGCGCAGATCTGGAAGCGGCCCTGGCGAGCCCGGAAGTCGGCGCGACGGTCGAGGAGGTCTACACGCTGGCCAACCGCCTCGGCCTCACCGGCACGCCCTCCTACGTGATCGGCACCGAGGTCATCATGGGTGCTGTCGGCTACAACGAGCTGAGGCAGAAGATCGAGGCGATGCGCGCCTGCGACAGCACAACCTGCTGA
- a CDS encoding M48 family metalloprotease, translated as MASAGLAALPLAMPQVHAQTGKLPLVRDAEAEALLRDYAAPIYRAAGLPQSQVEIILVNDKGFNAFVPDSRRMFVNLGVLMDAETPGEVIGVIAHETGHIAGRHLVRLRQAATNAQIMSVIGLVLGVGAMAAGASSGAGGVAQGGAAMALGAGSVGQRSLLAYQRGEEAAADKAALRYLEATGQSAKGMLKTFERFADQQIFSSRYADPYALSHPMARERYNALEAEARKSRYFDTPAPTALQARHDMVRAKLLAFTSHPNAVARAYPRSDTSLAAQYARAIATMNTRSRDAVKAIDALIAQQPNNPYFQELKGQALLESGNPREAVAPFRKAVALQPNEGQFLIWLGYALVGANDPTLLPEAERVLKSGIQRDPNSGIAYSQLAIALARQGKQPEADVATAQGLMMAGDFQGAKRYAARAQKNLKPGTPSWLQADDIVSYKPPSFGQ; from the coding sequence TTGGCCAGCGCCGGCCTGGCGGCTCTTCCGCTCGCCATGCCGCAGGTTCACGCCCAGACCGGAAAGCTTCCGCTGGTCCGCGATGCCGAAGCGGAGGCGCTGCTGCGCGACTATGCCGCCCCCATCTATCGCGCGGCCGGCCTGCCCCAGTCGCAGGTCGAGATCATCCTCGTCAACGACAAGGGCTTCAACGCGTTCGTGCCCGATTCCCGGCGCATGTTCGTCAACCTCGGCGTGCTGATGGATGCGGAGACGCCGGGCGAGGTGATCGGCGTGATCGCGCACGAGACCGGCCATATCGCCGGCCGCCATCTGGTTCGCCTGCGCCAGGCAGCCACCAACGCCCAGATCATGTCCGTGATCGGACTGGTGCTCGGGGTCGGCGCGATGGCCGCAGGCGCCTCCTCCGGCGCAGGCGGCGTGGCGCAGGGCGGTGCAGCCATGGCTCTGGGCGCCGGATCCGTCGGCCAGCGATCCCTGCTCGCCTACCAGCGCGGCGAGGAGGCGGCTGCGGACAAGGCTGCCCTGAGGTACCTAGAGGCGACCGGCCAGTCGGCCAAGGGCATGCTCAAGACCTTCGAGCGCTTCGCCGATCAGCAGATATTTTCGTCCCGCTACGCCGATCCCTACGCCCTCAGCCATCCGATGGCCCGCGAGCGCTACAACGCCCTTGAGGCCGAGGCGCGCAAGAGCCGCTATTTCGACACGCCTGCGCCGACCGCGCTGCAGGCGCGCCACGACATGGTGCGCGCGAAACTGCTGGCCTTCACCAGCCATCCCAACGCGGTCGCCCGCGCCTATCCGCGTTCGGACACGAGTCTCGCGGCCCAGTATGCTCGGGCCATCGCGACCATGAACACCCGCAGCCGCGATGCGGTGAAGGCGATCGACGCGCTCATCGCGCAGCAGCCTAACAATCCCTATTTCCAAGAACTGAAGGGCCAGGCGCTGCTCGAATCGGGCAATCCGCGCGAAGCTGTCGCGCCGTTCCGCAAGGCGGTTGCCCTGCAGCCGAACGAGGGCCAGTTCCTGATCTGGCTCGGCTATGCCCTGGTCGGCGCGAACGATCCGACGCTGCTGCCGGAGGCCGAGCGGGTGCTCAAGAGCGGCATCCAGCGGGATCCCAACTCGGGCATCGCCTACAGCCAGCTGGCGATCGCCCTGGCGCGCCAGGGCAAGCAGCCGGAGGCCGATGTCGCCACCGCGCAAGGCCTGATGATGGCCGGCGACTTCCAGGGCGCGAAGCGCTACGCGGCGCGCGCTCAAAAGAATTTGAAGCCAGGAACACCGTCATGGCTACAGGCCGACGACATCGTGTCCTATAAGCCTCCATCATTCGGGCAGTAG
- a CDS encoding pyridoxal phosphate-dependent aminotransferase, with protein sequence MSLPSLSPSKRSAVEPFLAMDVLSSARALEAAGRSIIHMEVGQPGAPAPTRVLDAAREALADGRLGYTEARGLERFRRRISRHYADTYGVEVPEARVLATTGSSAAFNLTFLAAFDPGDRIALAAPGYPAYRNILTALGLEAVEIPVGPETRWALTPDHVEAAHRQRPLKGVLVASPGNPTGTMMTPEALGALVEASRALGLWFISDEIYHGLVYQGRQETALTFSDDVIVINSFSKYYCMTGWRIGWMIAPEVLVRPMERIAQSLYISPPDLSQRAAIAAFDATDELDRVKAGYAANRALLLHRLPAIGFDELLPVDGAFYVYASIRRFSNDALDFSRRMLVEAGVAATPGPDFDHQRGNGYIRFSFAGTGADMEEAMTRLQTWLV encoded by the coding sequence ATGTCGTTGCCCAGCCTGTCGCCGTCGAAACGCAGTGCAGTCGAACCGTTTCTCGCCATGGATGTGCTGTCCTCGGCCAGGGCTCTGGAAGCGGCTGGCCGGTCGATCATCCACATGGAGGTCGGTCAGCCAGGGGCACCCGCGCCGACCCGCGTTCTGGACGCCGCGCGCGAGGCGCTCGCCGACGGCCGACTCGGGTATACGGAGGCGCGCGGGCTGGAGCGCTTCCGCCGCCGGATCAGCCGCCACTATGCCGACACCTACGGCGTCGAGGTTCCCGAAGCACGGGTGCTGGCCACGACGGGATCGTCGGCCGCCTTCAACCTGACTTTCCTGGCCGCCTTCGATCCCGGCGACCGGATCGCGCTCGCGGCGCCCGGCTATCCGGCCTACCGCAACATCCTGACCGCTCTCGGCCTGGAGGCGGTGGAAATCCCTGTCGGTCCCGAGACCCGGTGGGCGCTGACGCCCGATCACGTCGAGGCTGCGCACCGGCAGCGACCGCTCAAGGGCGTGCTGGTTGCCAGTCCGGGCAATCCGACCGGCACGATGATGACGCCCGAGGCCCTGGGTGCTCTGGTCGAGGCCAGCCGCGCCCTTGGCCTCTGGTTCATCTCCGACGAGATCTACCATGGACTGGTCTATCAAGGCCGGCAGGAGACGGCGCTCACGTTTTCCGACGATGTCATCGTAATCAACAGCTTCTCCAAGTACTACTGCATGACCGGCTGGAGGATCGGCTGGATGATCGCGCCCGAGGTGCTCGTGCGGCCTATGGAGCGCATTGCGCAGAGCCTCTACATCTCGCCGCCGGACCTGTCCCAGCGCGCAGCCATCGCCGCCTTCGACGCCACGGACGAACTCGACCGGGTCAAGGCGGGCTATGCGGCCAACCGGGCCCTGCTGCTGCACCGTTTGCCGGCGATCGGCTTCGACGAACTGCTGCCGGTCGACGGTGCATTCTATGTCTATGCCAGCATTCGCAGATTCAGCAATGACGCCCTCGACTTCTCCCGGCGCATGCTGGTCGAAGCGGGCGTCGCGGCGACGCCCGGACCGGATTTCGACCATCAGCGGGGCAACGGCTATATTCGGTTCTCCTTCGCGGGGACCGGCGCCGACATGGAGGAGGCGATGACGCGGTTGCAGACCTGGCTCGTCTGA
- a CDS encoding Rne/Rng family ribonuclease, translating into MANKMLIDAAHPEETRVVVVRGNRVEEFDFEAANRKQLRGNIYLAKVTRVEPSLQAAFVEYGGNRHGFLAFSEIHPDYYQIPVADRQALLDDERDEEERQEAAEAKAAARRKVSAPKADAGENGDNGENGENGDEEDDDEDHVESVGAEDAMEEVPERRPRQRRQYKIQEVIKRRQVLLVQVVKEERGNKGAALTTYLSLAGRYSVLMPNTGRGGGISRKITQPTDRKRLKKIASELEVPDGMGVILRTAGASRTKAEIKRDFEYLMRLWENVRDLTLKSSAPCLVYEEGSLIKRSIRDLYNKDIDEVLVAGDEGYREAKDFMRMLMPSHAKNVQPYRDATPIFTKFGVEPQLDAMFSPHVTLKSGGYIVINQTEALVSIDVNSGKSTREHNIEDTALQTNLEAAEEVTRQLRLRDLAGLIVIDFIDMEENKNNRTVERKLKDCLKNDRARIQVGRISHFGLLEMSRQRIRTGVLESSTSVCPHCHGSGMIRSVESVALHVLRSLEDFLLKGVTHNVIVRTTTAAALYILNQKRRNLADLEARFGLEIAVQADEMLNGQHYVLERSSLIDRDKVPAPAIVQPDTVVLEEIEEVEEVEEVDEEGDAEERAQDEGERRRRRRRKRKRTPDGAGSTERAAQAVGGSDAEQASGAEDDDETDEETSEQAGEEPKRKRRRGRRGGRRGRRGDEAAGEIRDGEDAEGEPEMSAPAEAGEAAAAEGPAEPEAVTEAEAVEAPTPTEPAPEPAEPEPAEMAGEAVVAETEAAPAAEAVAEEEVVEAAPAAPARPAAPVTPVVTSERSGSEPAEGDDSKPKRSGWWQRRSFF; encoded by the coding sequence ATGGCAAACAAGATGCTGATCGACGCGGCGCACCCGGAAGAGACCCGGGTCGTCGTCGTCCGCGGCAATCGAGTTGAAGAATTCGACTTCGAGGCAGCAAACCGGAAACAGCTTCGCGGCAATATCTATCTGGCAAAGGTGACGCGGGTCGAACCCTCGCTCCAAGCCGCCTTTGTCGAATACGGCGGCAACAGGCACGGCTTCCTAGCCTTCAGCGAAATCCACCCGGACTACTACCAGATTCCGGTCGCCGACCGGCAGGCGCTGCTCGACGACGAGCGCGACGAGGAGGAACGCCAGGAGGCCGCCGAGGCCAAAGCCGCCGCCAGGCGCAAGGTATCCGCTCCCAAAGCCGACGCCGGCGAGAATGGCGACAACGGCGAGAATGGCGAGAATGGCGACGAGGAGGACGACGACGAGGATCATGTCGAATCGGTCGGTGCCGAAGACGCGATGGAGGAAGTGCCCGAGCGCCGTCCCCGTCAGCGCCGCCAGTACAAGATCCAGGAAGTCATCAAGCGCCGCCAGGTGCTTCTGGTTCAGGTCGTCAAGGAGGAACGCGGCAACAAGGGCGCGGCTCTGACGACCTACCTGTCGCTCGCCGGACGCTACTCGGTGCTCATGCCGAACACTGGCCGCGGCGGCGGCATCTCGCGCAAGATCACCCAGCCCACCGACCGCAAGCGACTGAAGAAGATCGCCTCCGAGCTGGAGGTGCCCGATGGAATGGGCGTGATCCTGCGCACGGCCGGCGCCAGCCGCACCAAGGCGGAGATCAAGCGCGACTTCGAGTACCTGATGCGCTTGTGGGAGAACGTGCGCGACCTGACGCTGAAATCGAGCGCCCCCTGCCTCGTCTACGAGGAAGGCAGCCTGATCAAGCGCTCGATCCGCGACCTTTACAACAAGGACATCGACGAGGTGCTGGTCGCCGGTGACGAAGGCTATCGCGAGGCCAAGGACTTCATGCGCATGCTCATGCCGAGCCATGCCAAGAACGTCCAGCCCTACCGCGACGCCACGCCGATCTTCACGAAGTTTGGGGTCGAGCCGCAGCTCGACGCGATGTTCTCGCCCCATGTCACGCTGAAGTCCGGCGGCTACATCGTCATCAACCAGACCGAAGCGCTGGTGTCGATCGACGTCAACTCGGGCAAGTCGACGCGCGAGCACAACATCGAGGACACCGCCCTCCAGACCAACCTTGAGGCCGCCGAAGAAGTCACTCGTCAGCTTCGCCTGCGCGACCTCGCGGGGCTGATCGTGATCGACTTCATCGACATGGAGGAGAACAAGAACAACCGGACGGTCGAGCGCAAGCTGAAGGACTGCCTGAAGAACGACCGGGCCCGCATCCAGGTCGGCCGCATCTCGCACTTCGGCCTGCTGGAGATGTCGCGTCAGCGCATCCGTACCGGCGTTCTGGAAAGCTCGACCAGCGTCTGCCCGCATTGCCACGGCTCGGGCATGATCCGCTCGGTCGAATCGGTCGCCCTGCACGTGCTGCGGTCGCTGGAGGACTTCCTGCTCAAGGGCGTCACCCACAACGTCATCGTCCGAACGACGACGGCGGCCGCCCTCTACATCCTCAATCAGAAGCGCCGCAATCTCGCCGACCTCGAGGCCCGGTTCGGACTCGAGATCGCCGTCCAGGCCGACGAGATGCTCAACGGCCAGCACTATGTGCTGGAGCGCTCGTCGCTCATCGACCGCGACAAGGTCCCTGCCCCCGCCATCGTGCAGCCGGATACGGTCGTCCTCGAGGAAATCGAGGAAGTCGAGGAAGTCGAGGAAGTCGACGAGGAAGGTGATGCGGAGGAGCGCGCGCAGGACGAAGGCGAACGCCGCCGCCGCCGGCGGCGCAAGCGCAAGCGCACGCCGGACGGAGCGGGAAGCACGGAACGCGCCGCCCAGGCCGTCGGGGGATCGGACGCAGAACAGGCATCCGGGGCCGAGGACGACGACGAGACCGACGAGGAGACCTCCGAGCAGGCTGGCGAGGAGCCCAAGCGCAAGCGCCGGCGCGGCCGCCGCGGCGGCCGGCGCGGCCGCCGCGGCGACGAAGCTGCGGGTGAAATCCGAGACGGCGAAGATGCCGAGGGCGAGCCGGAGATGAGCGCGCCTGCCGAAGCCGGCGAGGCTGCGGCCGCGGAAGGCCCCGCGGAGCCGGAGGCGGTCACGGAAGCGGAGGCAGTCGAAGCCCCAACTCCGACCGAGCCGGCCCCGGAACCTGCAGAACCGGAACCTGCAGAAATGGCGGGCGAAGCGGTCGTTGCGGAAACCGAAGCCGCGCCCGCAGCTGAGGCGGTGGCTGAGGAAGAGGTCGTCGAGGCGGCGCCGGCCGCGCCGGCTCGGCCCGCAGCCCCCGTGACCCCGGTCGTCACCAGCGAGCGCAGCGGTAGCGAGCCGGCCGAAGGCGACGACAGCAAGCCCAAGCGGTCCGGGTGGTGGCAGCGTCGCTCGTTCTTCTGA
- a CDS encoding N-acetylmuramoyl-L-alanine amidase: MAIDARIAGDDVRTRFVLDLDGQIPFSVSTLADPYRLVIDLPATDFKLPADSGREGRGLIRTWRYGMFAPGKSRIVLDATGPVEVDKTFVLPAVDDQPARLVIDLVRTTREAFLEEVRKTRLAVEESAPKLAAPKGDRLDVRTVPGKPVIVLDPGHGGIDTGAVGVAGTLEKAVVLDFASVLKRKLEETGRYTVHLTRESDTFVPLRKRVKFGREMKADLFVSIHADSVRHSRDAVRGATVYTLSEKASDDLAAQVAESENLSDVIAGVELAEEPADVTDILIDLARRETKNFSTHFARTLVSELRSAVKLINNPHRSGGFVVLKAHDVPSVLLELGYLSNEHDEKLLVSEAWRERTANAVTEAIGAFFMPRFAMEKSALPK; encoded by the coding sequence GTGGCGATCGACGCGCGCATCGCCGGCGACGACGTCAGGACGCGATTCGTTCTCGACCTCGACGGCCAGATTCCATTTTCCGTCTCCACCCTTGCCGATCCCTACCGGCTGGTCATCGACCTGCCTGCGACGGATTTCAAGCTTCCCGCTGATTCCGGCCGCGAGGGGCGCGGCCTGATCAGGACCTGGCGCTACGGGATGTTTGCGCCGGGCAAGTCCCGAATCGTGCTCGATGCGACCGGTCCGGTCGAGGTCGACAAGACATTTGTCCTGCCCGCAGTCGATGACCAGCCGGCGCGGCTGGTCATCGACCTCGTACGCACGACGCGCGAAGCGTTTCTCGAAGAGGTGCGCAAAACGCGGCTCGCGGTCGAGGAGAGCGCGCCGAAGTTGGCGGCGCCCAAAGGCGATCGCCTTGATGTGCGCACCGTACCCGGCAAGCCGGTTATCGTTCTGGATCCGGGGCACGGTGGCATCGACACCGGAGCGGTGGGTGTCGCCGGAACGCTGGAAAAGGCCGTCGTGCTGGATTTCGCCAGCGTGCTGAAGAGGAAGCTCGAGGAGACTGGGCGCTACACCGTGCACCTCACCCGCGAGAGCGATACGTTCGTGCCGCTGCGCAAGCGGGTGAAGTTTGGCCGCGAGATGAAGGCTGACCTGTTCGTGTCGATTCATGCGGACTCCGTGCGTCATTCCCGTGACGCCGTGCGGGGAGCGACCGTCTACACGCTGTCGGAAAAGGCGTCGGACGACCTCGCGGCGCAGGTCGCCGAATCGGAGAACCTGTCGGACGTGATCGCCGGCGTCGAACTGGCAGAAGAGCCGGCGGATGTGACCGATATCCTTATCGACCTCGCCCGGCGCGAGACCAAGAATTTCTCCACCCATTTCGCCCGCACGCTGGTGAGCGAATTGCGCAGCGCTGTGAAGCTGATCAACAATCCGCATCGTTCCGGGGGCTTCGTCGTCCTGAAGGCTCACGACGTGCCGTCCGTGCTGCTCGAACTCGGCTACCTGTCGAATGAGCATGATGAAAAGCTTCTGGTGTCCGAAGCCTGGCGCGAGCGGACCGCGAACGCCGTTACCGAGGCGATCGGCGCGTTTTTCATGCCCCGGTTCGCCATGGAAAAGTCGGCGCTGCCGAAGTGA
- a CDS encoding penicillin-binding protein 1A yields MKFLIKLFGYFFGIGTVMVLLVAGGVWVYLDQVSNDLPDYTALKNYEPPVMTRVHAADGSLMAEYARERRLFLPIQAIPDAVKQAYLSAEDKNFYQHIGIDPEGIARAAVRFVQNYGSGRRPEGASTITQQVAKNFLLTNEVSVERKVKEAILSLRIEQAYTKDEILELYLNEIYLGLGAYGVAAASLVYFDKSVHELSLAEIAYLAALPKAPNNYHPYRFPERAIERRNWVIDRMVENGYVTAAAGEQAKADPLDVKPRETGSQLFAAEYFTEEVRRVVASIYGENSLYEGGLSVRSTLDPTMQMQARKALMDGLLDFDQKRGGWRGPVARIDLGGDWGAELAKVEALSDVPEWQLAVVLSAAQGRAEIGLQPRKLVSGTLSPDRNTAVLTIEGMKWARVSGRAPNAVTDVLAPGDVVYVEATASGGYELRQIPKVSGALVAMDPFTGRVLALVGGFSFAQSEFNRATQAYRQPGSSFKPFLYAAALDNGYTPSSVVMDAPLEINQGPGLGAWRPQNYGGKFYGPSTLRTGIELSRNVMTVRLAQDMGMPLVAEYSKRFGIYDNMLPVLSMSLGAGETTVLRMVTAYSIIANGGRKVTPTLIDRIQDRYGRTIYKHDSRICEACSDPQWQGQDEPELIDDREQVLDPMTAYQITSMMEGVVLRGTATKVREVGRPVAGKTGTTNEEKDAWFIGYTPDLTVGVFVGYDNPRPMGRGATGGQVAAPIFTEFMKAALAKTPPVEFRVPKGLQLIPINQRTGLRTAAGAPGTILEAFKPGTAPPDSYSIIGFQDDMGVPRTVSPEAGQAVLSGTGGLY; encoded by the coding sequence ATGAAATTTCTGATCAAACTCTTCGGCTACTTTTTCGGCATCGGCACCGTCATGGTGCTGTTGGTGGCAGGTGGCGTGTGGGTCTATCTCGATCAGGTCTCCAACGATCTGCCGGATTACACCGCACTGAAGAACTATGAGCCGCCGGTGATGACGCGCGTCCACGCGGCCGATGGCAGCCTGATGGCGGAATATGCGCGCGAACGGCGGCTGTTCCTGCCGATCCAGGCCATTCCGGACGCGGTGAAGCAGGCGTATCTGTCCGCCGAAGACAAGAATTTCTATCAGCATATCGGCATCGATCCGGAAGGCATTGCCCGTGCCGCCGTCCGCTTCGTCCAGAACTACGGCTCCGGCCGCCGGCCCGAGGGCGCATCGACCATTACCCAGCAGGTCGCCAAGAACTTCCTGCTGACCAACGAGGTCTCGGTCGAGCGCAAGGTCAAGGAAGCGATCCTGTCGCTGCGTATCGAGCAGGCCTACACGAAGGACGAGATTCTCGAACTCTACCTGAACGAGATCTACCTCGGCCTCGGTGCCTATGGCGTGGCGGCCGCGTCCCTGGTCTATTTCGACAAGTCTGTGCATGAGCTCAGCCTTGCCGAGATCGCCTATCTCGCGGCCCTGCCGAAGGCGCCGAACAACTACCATCCCTATCGCTTCCCCGAGCGGGCGATCGAGCGGCGCAACTGGGTCATCGACCGCATGGTCGAGAACGGCTACGTCACCGCCGCCGCAGGAGAGCAGGCCAAGGCGGATCCGCTCGACGTGAAGCCGCGCGAGACCGGGTCGCAGCTGTTTGCAGCCGAGTACTTCACCGAGGAGGTGCGCCGCGTCGTCGCCTCCATCTATGGCGAGAACAGTCTTTACGAGGGCGGCCTTTCCGTCCGCTCGACGCTCGACCCGACGATGCAGATGCAGGCGCGCAAGGCGCTGATGGACGGCCTTCTGGATTTCGACCAGAAGCGCGGCGGCTGGCGCGGTCCGGTGGCACGGATAGACCTTGGCGGCGACTGGGGAGCCGAACTGGCCAAGGTCGAGGCCCTGAGCGACGTGCCCGAATGGCAGCTTGCGGTCGTCCTGTCGGCGGCACAGGGACGCGCAGAAATCGGCCTCCAGCCGCGCAAGTTGGTGAGCGGCACCCTGTCGCCCGACCGCAACACGGCGGTCCTGACGATCGAGGGCATGAAATGGGCCCGGGTGTCTGGACGTGCCCCCAATGCTGTCACCGACGTGCTCGCGCCGGGGGACGTGGTCTATGTCGAGGCCACGGCGTCCGGCGGCTACGAGTTGCGTCAGATCCCGAAGGTTTCGGGAGCGCTGGTTGCCATGGATCCCTTCACGGGACGCGTTCTGGCACTGGTCGGAGGGTTCAGCTTCGCGCAGAGCGAGTTCAATCGGGCGACACAGGCCTACCGTCAGCCCGGCTCTTCCTTCAAGCCGTTCCTCTATGCCGCGGCGCTCGACAACGGCTACACGCCCTCGAGCGTGGTCATGGACGCGCCGCTGGAAATCAACCAGGGGCCGGGACTTGGGGCCTGGCGCCCGCAGAACTACGGCGGCAAGTTCTACGGACCGTCGACCTTGCGGACCGGCATCGAACTGTCGCGCAACGTGATGACCGTGCGTCTGGCGCAGGATATGGGCATGCCGCTGGTCGCCGAATACTCCAAGCGGTTCGGCATCTACGACAACATGCTGCCGGTGCTGTCGATGTCGCTGGGCGCCGGGGAGACCACGGTTCTGCGCATGGTGACGGCCTATTCGATCATCGCCAATGGCGGCCGCAAGGTGACGCCGACCCTGATCGACCGGATTCAGGACCGCTATGGCCGCACGATCTACAAGCATGACAGCCGCATCTGCGAAGCCTGTTCCGATCCGCAGTGGCAGGGGCAGGACGAGCCGGAACTGATCGACGACCGTGAGCAGGTCCTCGACCCCATGACGGCCTACCAGATCACGTCGATGATGGAAGGCGTCGTGCTGCGCGGCACGGCGACGAAGGTGCGGGAGGTCGGTCGGCCGGTCGCCGGCAAGACCGGCACGACGAACGAGGAGAAGGACGCCTGGTTCATCGGCTACACACCCGATCTGACCGTCGGCGTGTTCGTCGGCTACGACAATCCCAGGCCGATGGGGCGAGGTGCCACAGGCGGCCAGGTCGCGGCGCCGATCTTCACCGAGTTCATGAAGGCGGCGCTCGCCAAGACGCCGCCGGTGGAGTTCCGGGTGCCCAAGGGCCTGCAGCTCATCCCGATCAACCAGCGGACCGGTCTGCGTACGGCGGCGGGCGCTCCGGGGACCATTCTCGAAGCGTTCAAGCCGGGCACGGCGCCGCCCGACAGCTACTCGATCATCGGCTTCCAGGATGATATGGGCGTGCCGAGGACCGTTTCTCCCGAGGCCGGGCAGGCCGTGCTGTCGGGAACCGGCGGCCTTTACTGA